In Bacteroidia bacterium, a genomic segment contains:
- a CDS encoding PQQ-dependent sugar dehydrogenase, translating to MMKYLLFPLILIGFGSMSLFAQPTLVLDPFANGFTQPVDIAHSGDSRLFVVQRNGYIFIVDSAGNVNPTPFLDIDARVLSTGGSERGLLGLVFHPQYPSTPYFYVDYINSNGDTRVSRFSVTANPDSADPNSEVILLTVSQPYSNHNGGDLAFGPDGYLYISFGDGGSGGDPQNNGQTTSSLLGKILRLDVNQGNSYAIPPTNPFVHVPNINDEIWAYGLRNPWRFSFDRLTGDMWIGDVGQNQYEEIDFQPATSPGGENYGWRCFEGTHNFNQSGCGSTGFEFPVFEYAHSGANGCSVTGGFVYRGSNYSAMYGYYVFADYCSGRFWTIYPDTTAVSGWMITDHGVLSPTYNIGSFGENVDGEIFVAGTGNGIIYQLKESCNGLSVSLESEDVSCAGLGNGSISVAVTGGTGSYTYSWSHGPDSADLSGLFPGTYSLTVTDSALCSVSASVVVQEGIAVAPAITISGDTLWAGSGVSFQWYQDSVAIPGANDSLYVAADSGKYYVEVTDINGCTGRSEEIFFIRTTVDIDISEIFMRITPNPGTTSFTLTSETRSAGEAALHIFDLAGREWYDGQTFFTAGWNQWEVTVGDLPAGVYIVQLLQNGQIGVLRWVRND from the coding sequence ATGATGAAATATTTACTTTTTCCTCTGATTTTGATCGGTTTCGGATCAATGTCTCTTTTTGCGCAGCCAACGCTTGTGTTGGATCCTTTTGCCAATGGGTTTACTCAGCCGGTAGATATTGCCCATTCGGGTGACAGCCGACTATTTGTCGTTCAAAGGAATGGCTATATTTTTATTGTCGATTCCGCAGGAAATGTAAATCCTACCCCATTTCTGGATATAGATGCGAGAGTCTTATCTACGGGTGGTTCGGAGCGGGGATTGCTGGGGCTCGTTTTCCACCCGCAGTATCCTTCGACCCCTTATTTTTATGTGGATTATATCAATAGCAACGGAGACACCCGGGTTTCCCGTTTTTCGGTTACAGCAAATCCTGATTCTGCCGATCCCAACAGTGAGGTGATTCTCCTTACCGTTAGTCAGCCGTATTCAAATCACAACGGTGGCGACCTGGCTTTTGGTCCGGATGGCTATTTGTATATTTCTTTTGGAGATGGTGGAAGTGGCGGAGACCCTCAAAATAATGGACAGACGACTTCTTCTCTGCTGGGGAAAATTCTCCGCCTGGATGTGAATCAGGGAAATTCATATGCTATCCCCCCAACCAATCCATTTGTGCATGTGCCCAATATCAATGATGAGATATGGGCGTATGGCCTCCGAAATCCCTGGCGGTTTAGCTTTGATCGACTTACCGGAGATATGTGGATCGGCGATGTCGGGCAAAACCAATACGAAGAAATTGATTTTCAGCCTGCAACCTCCCCCGGTGGCGAAAACTATGGCTGGCGGTGTTTTGAAGGTACGCACAACTTCAATCAAAGCGGATGTGGTAGCACCGGATTCGAATTTCCCGTTTTTGAATATGCTCACAGCGGGGCCAACGGCTGTTCCGTAACTGGCGGGTTTGTCTATCGGGGAAGCAACTATTCGGCCATGTATGGCTATTATGTTTTTGCCGACTATTGCTCGGGTAGATTCTGGACGATTTACCCGGATACCACAGCTGTTTCCGGCTGGATGATTACCGACCATGGGGTGCTTTCTCCGACATACAATATAGGTTCTTTTGGAGAAAATGTTGACGGGGAAATATTTGTTGCCGGAACGGGCAATGGTATTATTTACCAATTAAAAGAAAGTTGTAACGGGCTATCGGTTTCGCTGGAAAGCGAAGATGTGAGCTGTGCCGGACTTGGAAACGGAAGTATTTCGGTTGCTGTAACCGGGGGTACCGGAAGTTATACCTATTCCTGGTCTCATGGCCCGGACTCCGCTGATTTATCCGGCCTTTTTCCCGGTACGTATTCGCTTACCGTGACAGATTCTGCTTTGTGTTCGGTTTCTGCCTCTGTAGTTGTGCAGGAGGGGATCGCAGTTGCTCCGGCAATCACCATTTCGGGCGATACGTTATGGGCCGGTTCGGGGGTATCCTTTCAGTGGTATCAGGACAGTGTTGCCATTCCGGGAGCAAATGATTCACTGTATGTAGCTGCTGATTCGGGTAAATATTATGTAGAGGTAACCGATATCAATGGCTGTACCGGAAGGTCGGAGGAGATCTTTTTTATACGTACCACAGTAGATATCGATATAAGCGAAATCTTCATGCGAATTACCCCTAATCCCGGAACAACATCGTTTACGCTCACTTCCGAGACCCGTTCGGCGGGCGAGGCAGCGCTGCATATTTTTGATCTGGCAGGAAGAGAATGGTATGATGGGCAAACCTTTTTTACAGCCGGATGGAACCAGTGGGAAGTAACGGTTGGAGATCTGCCTGCGGGCGTTTATATCGTTCAGTTATTGCAAAATGGCCAAATAGGCGTGCTCAGATGGGTGCGCAACGATTAG
- a CDS encoding Gfo/Idh/MocA family oxidoreductase, giving the protein MKNQINRRSFIKTSAAAGVTAGIAASPFQIFAKGMPSKKIVVAIMGLRSRGHALTQNFAAQPDCEIAYLVDVDERYFEPAIEGMSEYQKKRPKLEKDIRKVLEDKNVDAIAIAAPDHWHAPAAIIGCQAGKHVYVEKPCSHNPQEGEWLVAASRKYNRMVQMGNQRRTWPNMQQCIREIHSGIIGRVYYSKGWYANNRAPIGFGKQTAVPDYLDFDLWQGPAPRRPFQDNIHPYNWHWFWHWGTGESLNNGTHMLDLMRWGMQLDYPSRVVSTGGRYHYKDDWQTPDTQVISFDFEEGKSMTWEGRSCNGYQPENTGAGVIFYGEGGTIVVRGNDTYTVYDNSSQAKIIKDVKQDDSPDQTTNTMGPGMRYDSPHIANFLSAIRDGSPLNSEIEGGFKSTLLCQLGNIAQRTGRVLNIDQRNGHIIGDPQAMELWGRTYEPGWEIKV; this is encoded by the coding sequence ATGAAAAATCAGATAAACCGCAGGTCATTTATCAAAACTTCTGCAGCAGCCGGCGTAACCGCAGGTATTGCTGCCAGCCCCTTTCAGATTTTTGCTAAAGGCATGCCCAGCAAAAAAATCGTAGTTGCCATCATGGGTCTCCGAAGTCGGGGGCATGCGCTTACCCAAAATTTTGCCGCGCAGCCCGACTGCGAAATTGCCTATCTGGTTGATGTGGATGAGCGCTATTTTGAGCCAGCAATCGAAGGGATGTCTGAATACCAGAAAAAACGCCCCAAACTTGAAAAGGATATACGCAAAGTCCTGGAAGATAAAAATGTAGATGCGATTGCCATTGCCGCTCCCGACCACTGGCATGCGCCGGCTGCGATTATTGGCTGTCAGGCTGGTAAACATGTGTATGTCGAAAAACCCTGTAGCCACAATCCGCAGGAAGGCGAATGGCTGGTCGCCGCATCGCGCAAATACAACCGTATGGTGCAAATGGGTAATCAGCGCCGGACCTGGCCCAATATGCAGCAATGTATCCGCGAAATTCATTCCGGTATAATTGGAAGGGTGTATTACAGCAAAGGCTGGTACGCAAACAACCGTGCCCCGATTGGATTTGGAAAACAAACCGCCGTACCAGACTACCTGGATTTTGACCTCTGGCAGGGGCCAGCACCGCGTCGGCCTTTCCAGGACAATATTCACCCCTACAACTGGCACTGGTTCTGGCACTGGGGTACCGGTGAGTCGCTCAACAATGGTACGCACATGCTTGACCTGATGCGCTGGGGTATGCAGTTGGACTACCCCTCAAGGGTTGTTTCCACTGGCGGAAGATATCATTATAAAGATGACTGGCAGACGCCAGATACACAGGTCATCAGTTTTGATTTTGAGGAAGGGAAATCCATGACCTGGGAAGGCCGGAGCTGTAATGGCTATCAGCCCGAAAATACCGGAGCGGGGGTAATCTTTTACGGCGAAGGCGGAACGATTGTCGTCAGGGGAAATGATACCTATACGGTGTATGACAACAGCAGTCAGGCGAAGATCATCAAAGATGTAAAACAGGACGATTCCCCCGACCAAACCACCAACACTATGGGCCCCGGCATGCGCTATGATTCCCCGCATATTGCCAATTTCCTCTCAGCAATCAGAGATGGCAGCCCGCTTAATAGCGAAATTGAAGGCGGATTCAAAAGTACCCTGCTTTGCCAGCTTGGCAATATCGCCCAGCGTACCGGCCGTGTACTGAATATCGACCAGCGCAACGGGCATATCATCGGTGATCCGCAGGCGATGGAACTTTGGGGCAGAACGTATGAACCTGGGTGGGAAATAAAGGTCTAA
- a CDS encoding PSD1 and planctomycete cytochrome C domain-containing protein: MRQFIQIFSWRYLRWWAPWVVLLATGFMINPWKQDTSFPGLPESPDFNYHIRPILSANCYICHGPDSSSREANLRLDNFADATSPLEDGGHAIVPGHAAKSELMRRISSHDPEVQMPPPEAKKILSETEIELLRRWIDNGAEWKTHWAFIPPEKPAIPRKVAKAGTSAVVDYLIGKELKNKKITPSAEADKHTQIRRLSYLLTGLPPAPEDVRDFLADNSPDAYEKLVDRLLDSPHFGERWARHWMDLVRYAESMGHEFDYNVGGAWHYRDYLIRAFNEDVHYNQLVMEHIAGDMLPNPRLQPGKGGNESVIGTAFFYMGEGKHSPVSIKQEEADRVDNMIDVTSKTFQGLTVGCARCHDHKFDPIPTTDYYAMYGMLESARFTPQPVNLSPDYQDILNMLDRQQTVLRNAVGRQMLQSLEEEALTKTIPPVINAVLVDGGATEDNDSSTFSVLGDFRSGTFDGWYADGLAFGEKPAEGKFLPDTATCKLSAISYPSATMRRYGPGIHGALRSPNFTITDDFIEVRAAGKNSVIRAVIDNFQLIQWPIYGDISKTIAGENMTNYRMDVAMWKGHKAYVEILPGLFDRHTYSLPSDAWAEVEYVVTWSGKSPELPEPSVSTSSSGARAAIENWIAGTASLSELKLINKLIETHKVDVSLDPVWEDVEKWQVLTQKAWRPDYIIGFTEGDSVFSPVFIRGKVGNYSEFDVQHQFLHSVAGKEPFPQNGSGRLAWAKAVTDPANPLTSRVMINRIWHYLYGRGIVESVDNFGLQGKLPTNPELLDFLAVRFIEDGWSVKKMIRSLVLTQTFRRASEVSPENQLADPQNLLWHHFPVRRLEAESIRDGILAISGCLDSAMFGESVPVHLTPFMTGRGRPDISGPLDGGGRRSIYLSIRRNFLSPMMLVFDMPVPFSTFGNRNITNVPAQSLTLMNDPFVQEEAGYWAANVMAATASREARIAAIYQRAFSREPTTEDIRQAEEFLKMQAVYYGCEDGQEMDEPQIWADYCHTIFNLKEFIHLL, encoded by the coding sequence ATGCGCCAGTTTATTCAAATCTTCTCCTGGCGATATCTCCGATGGTGGGCGCCATGGGTGGTTTTGCTGGCTACCGGGTTTATGATTAATCCCTGGAAACAGGATACCTCGTTTCCCGGCTTGCCGGAATCGCCTGATTTCAATTATCATATACGGCCGATTCTCTCGGCCAATTGCTATATCTGCCACGGCCCCGACTCCAGTAGCCGGGAAGCAAACCTTCGGCTTGACAATTTTGCCGATGCTACTTCCCCTCTGGAAGATGGCGGACATGCAATTGTGCCGGGGCATGCAGCCAAAAGTGAATTGATGCGGCGCATATCCTCTCATGATCCGGAAGTGCAGATGCCCCCGCCGGAGGCAAAAAAGATTCTCTCCGAAACGGAAATTGAACTGCTCCGGCGATGGATTGACAACGGCGCTGAATGGAAAACCCATTGGGCGTTTATTCCGCCTGAAAAACCGGCAATCCCCCGAAAAGTGGCCAAAGCAGGAACTTCAGCAGTGGTCGATTATCTTATCGGTAAGGAGCTGAAAAACAAAAAGATAACTCCTTCCGCTGAAGCGGATAAACACACCCAAATCAGGCGCCTGTCTTATTTGCTTACCGGTTTGCCCCCCGCTCCGGAGGATGTGCGTGATTTTCTGGCTGACAATTCCCCCGATGCTTACGAAAAGTTGGTGGACCGGTTGCTGGATTCGCCGCATTTTGGAGAACGGTGGGCGCGGCACTGGATGGACCTTGTGCGGTATGCCGAGTCTATGGGGCATGAATTTGACTACAATGTGGGGGGTGCCTGGCATTATCGCGATTACCTGATACGGGCGTTTAATGAAGATGTGCACTACAACCAACTGGTGATGGAGCATATTGCCGGAGACATGCTGCCTAATCCCCGGCTGCAACCTGGCAAGGGGGGTAATGAATCCGTAATCGGAACTGCTTTTTTTTACATGGGTGAAGGAAAACATAGCCCGGTAAGTATCAAACAGGAGGAGGCCGATCGTGTGGATAATATGATTGATGTAACGTCCAAGACTTTTCAGGGACTTACAGTTGGATGTGCCCGCTGCCACGATCATAAATTCGATCCCATTCCTACTACCGACTACTACGCCATGTACGGGATGCTGGAAAGTGCCCGTTTTACGCCTCAACCTGTAAATTTGTCTCCTGACTATCAGGATATTTTGAATATGCTCGACAGGCAGCAAACGGTTTTGAGAAACGCTGTGGGCAGACAAATGCTTCAGTCTTTGGAAGAAGAAGCATTGACTAAAACGATTCCTCCGGTTATCAATGCGGTTCTTGTTGATGGCGGCGCAACCGAAGACAACGACAGTTCGACATTTTCTGTACTGGGTGACTTTCGATCGGGAACTTTTGATGGATGGTACGCCGACGGACTGGCTTTTGGTGAAAAACCAGCGGAAGGGAAGTTTTTACCCGACACAGCAACCTGTAAGTTATCTGCAATCTCATATCCTTCTGCGACAATGCGTCGTTATGGGCCCGGCATTCACGGCGCACTTCGTTCGCCCAATTTTACGATAACCGACGATTTTATTGAAGTTCGGGCAGCGGGTAAAAATAGTGTCATTCGCGCGGTAATTGATAATTTTCAACTTATCCAATGGCCGATTTACGGAGATATTTCGAAGACGATTGCCGGGGAAAATATGACCAATTACCGGATGGATGTGGCGATGTGGAAAGGACATAAAGCGTATGTGGAAATTCTTCCCGGATTATTTGACCGGCATACCTATTCTCTTCCTTCAGATGCCTGGGCTGAGGTGGAATATGTGGTTACCTGGTCGGGAAAATCACCGGAATTGCCAGAGCCCTCGGTTTCCACTTCTTCTTCGGGCGCCCGGGCGGCTATTGAAAACTGGATTGCAGGTACAGCAAGTCTTTCAGAATTAAAATTGATAAACAAACTGATTGAAACTCATAAAGTGGATGTTTCTTTGGATCCGGTCTGGGAAGATGTGGAAAAATGGCAGGTGCTCACACAAAAAGCCTGGCGCCCGGATTACATTATCGGTTTTACAGAAGGGGATTCTGTGTTTAGTCCGGTATTTATTCGTGGGAAAGTGGGAAACTACAGCGAGTTTGATGTGCAGCATCAGTTTTTACACTCCGTAGCAGGGAAGGAACCGTTTCCGCAGAATGGCAGTGGCCGGCTGGCGTGGGCAAAAGCGGTTACTGATCCTGCTAATCCGCTTACCTCCCGGGTGATGATCAACCGTATCTGGCATTATCTTTATGGACGTGGGATTGTTGAAAGCGTTGATAATTTTGGTCTTCAGGGTAAACTCCCGACAAATCCGGAGTTGTTGGACTTTCTGGCTGTGAGGTTTATTGAGGACGGATGGTCAGTGAAAAAAATGATCCGAAGCCTGGTGCTCACTCAGACATTTCGAAGAGCTTCCGAAGTCTCTCCGGAAAACCAACTTGCAGATCCCCAAAATCTTCTGTGGCACCATTTTCCGGTAAGGAGATTGGAAGCAGAATCTATCCGCGATGGAATACTGGCCATATCTGGTTGTCTGGACTCTGCCATGTTTGGCGAGTCAGTTCCTGTTCATCTCACACCCTTTATGACTGGCAGAGGGCGCCCCGATATTTCCGGCCCTCTGGACGGCGGTGGCCGGCGAAGCATTTATCTTTCAATCCGCAGAAATTTTCTCTCTCCGATGATGCTGGTATTTGACATGCCTGTGCCTTTTTCCACATTTGGCAACCGTAATATTACCAATGTCCCGGCGCAATCGCTTACCCTGATGAATGATCCATTTGTGCAGGAAGAAGCTGGTTACTGGGCCGCAAATGTGATGGCAGCTACTGCTTCCAGGGAAGCGAGGATTGCGGCCATTTACCAACGGGCATTTTCCCGGGAACCAACAACAGAAGATATCCGTCAGGCAGAAGAGTTTTTGAAAATGCAGGCTGTTTATTACGGCTGTGAGGACGGACAGGAGATGGATGAGCCGCAGATATGGGCGGATTACTGTCATACGATTTTTAACCTCAAGGAATTTATTCACCTATTATGA
- a CDS encoding DUF1501 domain-containing protein: MKPHTCNHRMSRREMLTLCRNGFGSVALMGLMSSIPFGTKLMATTEKLAAGGGINPGLVPHFPAKARSIIFLYMDGGVSQVDSFDPKPRLAKENGQNPYEKFEVQATQFNNIGKILKSPWEFRQYGQSGIWVSDLFPHIATCVDDIAVVRSMVSDFPEHTNANYFLHTGIGIQGRPSMGSWINYGLGSENEDLPGYVVLDGGLTPPGGLDNFKSGFLPASYQASIFNSGEMPLANIRPLEATPAIQDQKLRFMQQMDQRLLGKIGHEDQIESAISNYELAYRMQASVPELADISGETRATKNMYGLFSDDPNTRSYAAQCLLARRLVERGVRFIELTCPRVKADRWDQHQGLKEGHTLNAHAVDQPIAGLLKDLKSRGLLEETLVVFACEFGRTPFAQGTDGRDHNPSAFSIWLAGAGIKAGTVYGMTDEYGYNVVENKTTIHDLHATMLHLLGVDHERLTYHFSGRDIRLTDVHGKVIKGILS; this comes from the coding sequence ATGAAACCCCATACCTGCAATCACCGGATGTCGCGCAGAGAAATGCTGACCCTTTGTCGCAATGGATTTGGTTCTGTGGCACTCATGGGGCTAATGAGTAGCATTCCCTTTGGCACAAAGTTAATGGCCACGACTGAAAAACTGGCTGCCGGTGGCGGAATTAATCCGGGACTTGTTCCCCATTTCCCGGCAAAAGCCCGTAGTATTATTTTCCTCTATATGGATGGCGGGGTGTCTCAGGTGGATAGTTTTGACCCTAAGCCTAGACTGGCTAAGGAAAACGGACAAAACCCCTACGAAAAATTTGAAGTACAGGCTACACAATTCAACAACATTGGAAAAATTCTGAAAAGCCCCTGGGAGTTTCGCCAGTACGGGCAATCCGGCATTTGGGTGAGTGATTTGTTTCCCCATATCGCTACCTGTGTAGATGATATAGCGGTTGTTCGGTCGATGGTTTCTGACTTTCCCGAACATACCAATGCCAATTATTTCCTCCACACAGGGATTGGGATTCAGGGAAGACCGAGTATGGGATCATGGATCAATTATGGATTGGGAAGTGAAAATGAAGACCTGCCCGGTTATGTGGTTCTTGATGGCGGATTAACCCCTCCGGGAGGGCTTGACAACTTTAAGAGCGGATTTTTGCCAGCTTCTTATCAGGCTTCTATATTTAATTCCGGGGAAATGCCATTGGCCAATATTCGCCCACTCGAAGCAACCCCGGCCATTCAGGATCAGAAGTTGCGGTTTATGCAGCAGATGGATCAGCGATTGCTTGGCAAAATTGGCCATGAAGATCAGATAGAATCGGCGATATCCAACTACGAACTGGCCTATCGTATGCAGGCATCGGTGCCCGAACTGGCAGATATTTCAGGAGAAACCCGGGCAACGAAAAATATGTACGGACTGTTCTCCGATGATCCCAATACAAGAAGTTATGCCGCGCAGTGTCTCCTTGCCCGCCGCCTGGTCGAAAGAGGCGTGCGATTTATTGAGCTGACCTGTCCAAGGGTAAAGGCCGACCGATGGGATCAACATCAGGGGTTAAAAGAAGGACATACCCTCAATGCACATGCCGTAGATCAACCGATTGCTGGTTTGCTCAAAGATCTGAAAAGCCGTGGATTGCTGGAAGAAACACTGGTCGTCTTTGCCTGTGAATTTGGGCGAACGCCTTTTGCACAGGGAACAGATGGCCGCGACCATAATCCATCTGCATTTAGTATCTGGCTGGCAGGCGCAGGTATAAAAGCAGGAACGGTTTATGGGATGACCGACGAATACGGATATAATGTAGTGGAAAATAAAACGACCATTCACGACCTGCATGCCACCATGCTGCATCTTTTGGGCGTTGACCACGAAAGGCTGACCTATCACTTTAGCGGAAGAGATATTCGCCTGACCGATGTCCACGGTAAGGTAATCAAAGGAATCCTGTCGTAA
- a CDS encoding Gfo/Idh/MocA family oxidoreductase, which translates to MEKIRWGILATGKIAHKFAQGLQTLPGAIIQAVGSRSEESAKSFAATYQIPNIHTSYEALAADPSVDVIYVATPHPSHKANTLLCLENGKHVLCEKPFAVNASEAEIMVSKAREKGLFLMEAMWTRFMPANIELRKILKDQLIGDIRMLTADFGFGSAFDPLARTYNPELAGGALLDVGIYPISYAYMIFRQEPAHVSSTASICATGVDDQSAYLFGYNNGAIARLSSSVAVETSKEAVIHGNKGMIRIPLFWKANELHIQQEGKEAVTYKFPYASTGLQFQAKETMNCIREGKSESAIMPLDETLQIMRMLDRIRAQWGMKYPME; encoded by the coding sequence ATGGAAAAAATCCGCTGGGGAATCCTCGCCACTGGTAAAATTGCCCACAAATTTGCACAAGGGCTTCAAACCCTGCCGGGCGCGATCATTCAGGCTGTAGGATCCCGCTCTGAAGAAAGTGCCAAAAGCTTTGCGGCAACCTATCAAATCCCGAATATCCATACCAGTTATGAAGCACTGGCAGCAGACCCGTCCGTGGATGTTATCTATGTCGCCACCCCTCACCCCTCGCACAAAGCAAATACGCTCCTTTGCCTGGAAAATGGAAAACATGTTTTGTGCGAAAAACCTTTTGCCGTAAATGCCAGCGAAGCGGAAATCATGGTTTCCAAAGCCAGGGAAAAAGGATTATTCCTCATGGAAGCTATGTGGACGCGGTTTATGCCCGCCAATATTGAATTGCGGAAAATCCTCAAAGATCAACTGATAGGAGACATCCGTATGCTGACCGCTGACTTTGGGTTTGGATCGGCATTTGATCCCCTGGCAAGAACCTATAACCCGGAGCTCGCGGGCGGGGCGCTTCTTGATGTGGGCATTTATCCGATTTCTTACGCTTATATGATCTTTAGGCAGGAACCCGCTCATGTCAGTTCCACCGCTTCAATTTGCGCAACTGGCGTGGATGATCAGTCTGCTTATCTGTTTGGGTATAATAATGGAGCTATCGCGCGCCTGAGTTCCTCCGTAGCAGTTGAAACTTCTAAAGAAGCAGTCATCCATGGAAATAAAGGCATGATCCGGATTCCTCTTTTCTGGAAAGCAAACGAGCTGCATATTCAGCAGGAAGGGAAAGAAGCCGTTACCTACAAATTCCCCTATGCCAGCACAGGGCTTCAGTTTCAGGCAAAAGAAACGATGAACTGTATCCGTGAGGGAAAATCAGAAAGTGCCATTATGCCTTTGGATGAAACGCTGCAAATCATGCGCATGCTTGACCGGATTCGCGCACAATGGGGAATGAAGTATCCGATGGAATAA
- a CDS encoding FKBP-type peptidyl-prolyl cis-trans isomerase has translation MKFISYLFFSIVLLTYIGCDDLPTFEEQLTIDKAIIEDYIAENGLVGQWTTNGVFYTMEKEGVGTAHPTTSSSIEIIYEGKFLDGTTFDSSKGFPVNFNVYSLIRGWQEGILQYKKESKGTMIIPSGLAYGPNGTYGIPGDAVILFNIELLDFN, from the coding sequence ATGAAATTTATTTCTTATTTATTCTTTTCTATCGTCCTGTTGACCTATATCGGTTGTGATGATCTTCCGACCTTCGAAGAGCAACTTACCATTGACAAAGCGATAATCGAAGATTATATCGCTGAAAATGGCCTGGTTGGTCAATGGACTACTAACGGTGTGTTTTATACCATGGAAAAAGAAGGCGTTGGTACTGCTCACCCAACTACTTCCAGCTCCATTGAAATCATCTATGAAGGTAAATTTCTCGATGGCACTACCTTCGATTCTTCCAAAGGCTTTCCTGTAAATTTTAATGTTTACTCGCTCATCAGAGGCTGGCAGGAAGGCATTCTCCAGTATAAAAAGGAAAGTAAGGGTACCATGATCATCCCTTCGGGTCTTGCCTATGGCCCCAATGGCACCTATGGCATTCCTGGCGATGCGGTGATTCTCTTTAATATTGAATTGCTGGACTTTAACTGA
- the ggt gene encoding gamma-glutamyltransferase, which translates to MKRFIYLNLLIFVCFMARAQDRLTGYNFATRSEVIARNGMAATSQPLATQVALDILKAGGTAVDAAIAANATLGLMEPTGSGIGGDLFAIVWDAKTQQLYGLNASGRSPQSLTLQYFKDNGYTSIPPRGPLPVSVPGCVDGWFELHEKFGKLPMKVVLAPAINYAREGFPVSELIAFYLEVSERAYKDMPNFADTYMPGGHCPRKGEVFKNPRLANTLELIANDGRKAFYKGEIAAKIAAHMKEVGGFITKEDLKNHTSEWVTPVSTNYRGYDVWELPPNGQGIAALQMLNILEAYDLKSMGFGTPEYLHVLTEAKKIAFEDRAKFYADPAFNEIPVDWLISKEYANERRNLLNLNRAGRSYPAGKIKDGDTIYLTVADKEGNMVSFIQSNFRGMGSGVVPGDLGFMLQDRGELFTLEEGHFNVYEPGKRPFHTIIPAFVTKEGKPFISFGVMGGDMQPQGHVQILVNLIDFGMNLQEAGDAPRMNHDGSSSPTGSVMTDGGVLNLESGFPYETIRGLELKGHKIGFDSGNYGGYQAIMYDAKNGVYYGASESRKDGQAAGY; encoded by the coding sequence ATGAAAAGGTTTATTTACTTGAATCTGCTTATTTTTGTATGCTTTATGGCTCGCGCACAGGATCGACTCACCGGTTACAATTTCGCTACCCGATCAGAAGTCATTGCCCGAAATGGAATGGCTGCTACCAGTCAGCCGCTGGCTACTCAGGTCGCGCTTGATATCCTCAAGGCAGGCGGAACGGCAGTTGACGCCGCCATCGCTGCCAATGCAACGCTCGGACTCATGGAGCCCACCGGCTCGGGAATTGGCGGCGATCTGTTTGCCATCGTCTGGGACGCCAAAACCCAGCAGCTTTACGGCCTTAACGCCTCTGGTCGTTCGCCTCAATCCCTCACCCTTCAGTATTTTAAGGACAACGGCTACACCAGCATTCCTCCCCGCGGACCGCTGCCGGTTTCTGTACCAGGCTGTGTCGATGGGTGGTTTGAATTGCATGAAAAATTTGGAAAACTCCCCATGAAAGTTGTGCTCGCCCCGGCGATCAATTATGCCAGAGAGGGTTTTCCTGTTTCGGAACTGATTGCCTTTTATCTGGAAGTTTCGGAGCGTGCCTATAAAGATATGCCCAACTTTGCCGATACCTATATGCCCGGCGGACACTGCCCGCGGAAAGGCGAAGTATTCAAAAATCCCCGGCTGGCGAACACCCTCGAACTGATTGCCAATGACGGGCGGAAAGCCTTCTATAAAGGCGAAATCGCCGCCAAAATTGCTGCTCATATGAAGGAAGTGGGCGGATTTATTACCAAAGAAGACCTCAAAAATCATACTTCTGAATGGGTAACACCGGTTTCTACAAATTATCGCGGTTACGATGTGTGGGAACTTCCCCCCAATGGTCAAGGGATTGCTGCCTTGCAAATGCTCAATATTCTGGAGGCCTACGATCTCAAATCCATGGGGTTTGGTACGCCCGAATATCTGCATGTGCTTACCGAAGCAAAAAAGATTGCGTTTGAAGACCGTGCAAAATTTTATGCTGATCCGGCCTTTAATGAAATTCCGGTTGACTGGCTGATTTCTAAAGAATACGCCAATGAAAGGCGTAATCTCCTGAATCTCAATCGCGCAGGAAGATCCTATCCTGCGGGCAAAATCAAAGATGGCGATACCATTTATCTGACCGTAGCCGATAAAGAAGGCAATATGGTCTCCTTTATTCAAAGCAATTTTCGGGGAATGGGTTCTGGCGTAGTACCTGGCGATCTGGGTTTTATGCTTCAGGACCGCGGCGAATTGTTTACCCTTGAAGAAGGGCACTTTAATGTGTACGAACCCGGAAAACGTCCGTTTCACACAATTATTCCCGCATTTGTAACCAAAGAAGGAAAGCCTTTTATCAGTTTTGGTGTCATGGGGGGCGATATGCAGCCCCAGGGACATGTGCAGATTCTGGTGAATCTGATTGATTTTGGCATGAACCTTCAGGAGGCGGGAGACGCCCCCCGGATGAACCACGACGGTTCTTCTTCCCCCACAGGCAGTGTCATGACCGATGGAGGGGTGCTGAATCTGGAGAGCGGCTTTCCCTATGAAACGATACGCGGGCTGGAACTAAAAGGCCATAAAATTGGGTTTGACTCGGGAAATTATGGCGGATATCAGGCGATTATGTATGATGCCAAAAACGGTGTGTATTACGGCGCATCCGAATCCCGGAAAGACGGGCAGGCAGCGGGCTATTAA